TAGACAAAGTCGGTCAAAGCAGGCGAATATACCGCCCCGCCGGCGCAAGGTCCCATAATGGCGGAAATTTGCGGAATAACGCCGGAAGCCAAGGTATTCCGATAAAAAATCTTGCCATAACCGGACAACGCGTCCACTGCTTCCTGAATCCGGGCCCCGCCGGAATCATTAATACCAATGACCGGCGCGCCCATTTTCAGCGCCATATCCAGCACTTTACAAATTTTAGCGGCGTGCATCTCGCCCAGCGAGCCGCCGACTACGGTAAAATCCTGGGAGAATACATAGACCAGACGGCCGTCCACCGTGCCCCAGCCGGTGATCACCCCTTCAGCGGGCGCCTCGACTTTTTCCATGCCAAAGTT
The Veillonellales bacterium DNA segment above includes these coding regions:
- a CDS encoding carboxyl transferase domain-containing protein, whose amino-acid sequence is MSATLDKIKNVQEQTAKIMAAGGPKRIEKQHAKGKMTARERIEKLLDPGTFVELDQFVTHRCTNFGMEKVEAPAEGVITGWGTVDGRLVYVFSQDFTVVGGSLGEMHAAKICKVLDMALKMGAPVIGINDSGGARIQEAVDALSGYGKIFYRNTLASGVIPQISAIMGPCAGGAVYSPALTDFV